In a single window of the uncultured Pseudodesulfovibrio sp. genome:
- a CDS encoding tetratricopeptide repeat protein has translation MKKFIATLLLVSVLFAAGCAQVIGPYYLEQEQYEEGIRVMGDQLKENPDDAASTYYVGRYYLALNKPKQGLPYLQKAVSLDPENADYVFWTGVAYWAMMDFDREKAAYEKAISLDPNHISAHLYLGHGYADRGEWAQALKQYDVVLKLDPYNPEALYNRARTLRGLDKTSDEIAAWKRFLEYYPDGSMAMTATEQLNLHGDFTYRNHIIGKRNVTLRSLAFKPGTSVLDADGRASLEVLSAMMQVNRELTVNIVVYVKGNASLAKARVNAVRDYMLNSNPDIERSRLPLSWFGTAENVQVGDRTFALDQSVSFITEVR, from the coding sequence GTGAAGAAGTTCATTGCGACGTTGTTGCTCGTATCCGTCCTGTTCGCCGCCGGATGCGCTCAAGTGATTGGACCGTACTATCTGGAGCAGGAGCAGTACGAGGAAGGAATCAGGGTCATGGGCGATCAGCTCAAGGAAAACCCTGACGATGCAGCATCGACGTATTATGTGGGCCGGTATTATCTGGCTCTGAACAAACCCAAGCAGGGTCTTCCCTATCTGCAGAAGGCCGTCAGCCTGGACCCCGAGAATGCGGACTACGTATTTTGGACCGGGGTGGCCTACTGGGCCATGATGGACTTCGACCGGGAAAAGGCGGCCTATGAAAAGGCCATCAGCCTGGACCCGAACCATATTTCCGCCCACCTCTACCTGGGACACGGCTACGCGGACCGGGGAGAGTGGGCACAGGCCCTCAAGCAGTACGACGTGGTCCTGAAGCTGGACCCGTACAACCCGGAAGCGCTGTACAACAGGGCGCGGACCTTGAGGGGACTTGACAAAACGAGTGATGAGATCGCGGCATGGAAGCGGTTCCTTGAGTACTATCCCGACGGGAGCATGGCCATGACGGCCACGGAGCAACTCAATCTGCACGGGGACTTCACCTACCGCAATCACATAATCGGGAAGCGCAACGTCACGCTGCGAAGCTTGGCGTTCAAACCCGGAACCAGCGTCCTGGATGCCGACGGCAGGGCCTCATTGGAAGTGCTTAGCGCGATGATGCAGGTCAACAGGGAGCTGACGGTGAACATCGTGGTCTACGTCAAGGGCAACGCGTCCCTGGCCAAGGCTCGAGTCAATGCCGTCCGCGACTACATGCTGAACAGCAATCCGGACATCGAACGGAGCAGGCTGCCTCTGAGCTGGTTTGGAACTGCCGAAAACGTCCAGGTGGGCGACAGGACGTTCGCTTTGGACCAATCGGTAAGCTTTATTACCGAAGTTCGGTAA